The sequence TCCCGCGCCACATCCGCGCAGCAGTCCTGACCTGATTGGCCATGACGCGGCCTGGGCGCGGGTCAGCCGCTGGATCGAACGAGACCAGCTGCCGCAGGCGTTGCTCATCTGCGGGCCGCGCGGCATCGGCAAGGCGACGCTCGCCTACCGCGTGGCGCGCGTCCTGCTGGGGGGAGCGAGGGGGGGCGGCTTGGCTGGTACCGGGAGTGCCGACGGTGGCGCGCAGGAGACGCAAGAGAGCCGCTGGATTGTCTCGGCGACGCACCCCGATCTGCTGAGCATCGAGCGGGCGTTCGACGAAACGCGCGGACGGATCCGCGCGGAAATCATTGTCGATGACGTACGCCGGATCGCCACCTTTCTTTCCTCCTCGCCGGCGATGGGCGGCTGGCGCCTGGTCATCGTCGATTCGGCCGACGAGATGAACCGCAACGCCGCCAATGCTCTTCTCAAGACACTTGAAGAACCGAGCGATAAATGCCTGATATTGCTTATTGCTCACCGGCCTGCGCTGGTCTCGGCGACGATCCGCTCGCGCTGCCGCCGGCTGCTGCTGCAGCCCCTGAGCAATGACGTCTTACAACTCCTCGCCGGCCAGTTCCTGCCCGAGATGGCGCGAGAGGATATCGCCGGCTTGTGCGCGCTGGCCGACGGCAGCATCGGGCGCGTGCTGCAGTTCGCCCGCCACGGCGGCCTCGCGTCCGAACGGGCGCTCCGCGGCTTTTTCACCGACGTTTCAAACCTTCCCGGCATTCCCGGCGCGACCGCGAACACCCTGTTGGCATTTGCCGCCGATCCGCCCCTTCCCGTCGATGACGAGGGCTTTGGCGTGGCGATGGAGGTGCTGTTCTGGTGGTTACGGCGGATTGCCGAGGCGGCGAGCCGCGATGAGAGCGGGAGGGAGCGGGGAGGTGGAGACGATCGTGTCGGCGACACCGCGCTGCTTCGCGCCCTTTGCGCCCGCGCCCCTCTTGATCGCTGGCTGCAGGTATGGGACAAGTCGCAACAACTGGCGCAAAGCGCCGCCGCCGGAAACCTGGACCGGGCACAGGTGCTGACGTTGATTCTGCTTACGCTTCAGCGCGAATTGCGCATCCTATCCGCCGGATAATACAATCATAATTCGTTCCCAGGCGATGGCAGCGAGATGACCGAACGGCCCCGCTTCTACATCACGACGCCCATCTACTACGTCAACGACGTGCCCCACATAGGGCACATGTATACGACGCTTGCCTGCGACGTGTTCGCACGCTTCAAGCGTCTCGACGGCTATGATGTCCATTTTCTCACCGGAACGGACGAACACGGCCAGAAGGTGCAGAAGGCGGCGGCGGCGGCGGGTGTCAGCCCGCAGGACTTCACCGATGGCGTTTCGGCGAATTTCCAAGAGCTGGCGCGCTCGATGGGTTTTTCGAACGACGATTTCATTCGCACGACCGAAGAGCGGCACAAGCGGGCGTGTACGGCGCTATGGAACACCCTGGTTGCCCGCGACCAGATCTATCTTGAGACCTACGCCGGCTGGTATGCCGTGCGCGATGAGGCGTTCTACGCTGAAAGCGAACTGGTCAAGGACGCGGCGGGGGCATGGGTGGCGCCCAGCGGGGCACCGGTCGACTGGGTCGAGGAGCCGAGCTACTTTTTCCGTCTGTCCGCGTGGCAGGACCGGCTGCTGGCGTTCTACGAAGAGCAGCCGGATTTCATCCTGCCGTCGGCACGGCGCAACGAGGTCATCAGTTTCGTGCGGGGGGGTCTGCAGGACCTGTCAGTATCCCGCACGACATTCAACTGGGGAATCCCGGTCCCGGGTGATCCGGCGCACGTGATGTACGTCTGGCTCGACGCATTGACCAACTACATTACCGCCGTCAACTATCCGGACATGAGCGATCCCAAGTTTGTCCGCTATTGGCCCGCTGATGTGCATATCGTCGGCAAGGACATTCTGCGCTTTCATGCGGTCTACTGGCCGGCGTTGTTGATGGCGGCCGACGTGCCGCCGCCACGGCGCGTCTTCGCCCACGGCTGGTGGACAAACGAGGGCCAAAAAATCTCGAAGTCCCTCGGTAACGTGATTGATCCGAAGGACCTGGTCGCGCGCTACGGCCTCGATCCAGTTCGTTATTTCATGCTGCGCGAGGTGCCGTTCGGCCAGGACGGCGACTTTTCCCACCGGGCGATGGTCGGTCGGATCAATGGTGATCTCGCCAATGATCTCGGCAATCTGGCCCAGCGCGTCCTCTCGATGATCGGCCGCTATTGCGCCAGCCGGGTTCCGATTCCCGCCGGCTTCTCGGAAACCGACCGCGATCTGCTTGACGCGGCGTCCGGGCTGCTCGAAGCAATGCGCGCCAACCTCGACCGGCAGGCACCGCACACGGCCCTGGTAGAGATGTGGGAGGTGGTTTCCGTTGCCAACGGATACGTCGCCAAACAGGCGCCATGGACATTGCGCAAGACCGATCCGGCGCGAATGCAAACGGTGCTGTTCGTCGCAGTCGAAACGCTGCGGCGCCTTGCGATCCTGACCCAGCCATTCATGCCGGGGGCTGCGGCTCAGCTGCTTGACCAGCTCTGCGTACCGGTCGAGCAACGCAGCTTCGCTACCATCGATGTCGACCACGCAATGTTGCCGGGAACGCTTCTGCCAACACCGACGGGTGTGTTTCCACGATTTGTCGACAAGCCGTAATCGCCGAGGACCGTCCGGCCACCCGTGATCCCATGAGAAGGAGTTCGACTCCGACATGCTGATCGACAGCCATTGCCATCTCGATCACGCGGAGTTCACCCACGAGGTCGATGCCATTCTCGATCGCGCGCGTCGCGCCGGGGTCACGGGGTTTTTGACCATCGCGACCTCGCTTCGCGACTTTCCTCAGGTACGCGCCATCGCCGAGGCGCACGCGGACGTTTTTTGCAGCGTCGGGGTACATCCGCACGACGCGGCGACCGAGGCGGGGGTCTCGGCTGCGCAACTCATCGAACTTGCCGCCCATCCCAAGGTCGCCGGCATTGGTGAATGTGGGCTCGACTACTTTTATAATAAAAGCGCGAAAGACGTTCAGATCGCAACGTTCCGTGCTCACATCGCGGCTGCTCGAATCAGCGGCCTGCCACTGATCGTGCACAGCCGCGACGCCGACACCGACATGGCGGAGATTTTGTGCGAGGAGCACCGCCAAGGTGCGTTCACCGGTGTGCTGCACTGTTTTAGCTCAGGCCCGGAACTCGCTGATGTCGCGGTTGGTCTTGGCTTTTGTATTTCGTTTTCGGGGATTTTGACCTTCAAGAAGACCGATGCGCTTCGCGCCATCGCCGCGCGCCTGCCGCTGGACTGCCTGCTGGTGGAGACCGATGCGCCGTATCTGGCGCCGGTGCCAATGCGCGGACGGCGCAACGAGCCGGCGTTCGTCATCGAGACCTTGGCTGTACTCGCCGCGAACCGCGGCATGGACGAGGCCGAACTGGCTGCGGTGACAACCGCGAACTTCTCGCGCCTGTTCACCCGGGCGGCGTTCTGAAAGGTAGGCGGGCCGGAAAATAATTGTCGCGCCGATATTATTTATCATAATACATATTATACGGCAATCATGCGCAGGCTTTCCTGCGCTGCGTCAACTGCGCCATATGGCCTACCTGAGGCTTACGGCCTGAAGACTCACGGTATCGCCGCGACTGTCCCGCCTTTCGCCTGCTCCGACCAGCGTGCCACAAGGTGACGGGAAATCCCCATCAGCGTGGCGACGAGCAGATCGATGCGCTCGATACTCTTCGACTTGCTCGGGCGGATATCGCCGGACGTATCAATGTGCGCGACCGCGTTTTCGGCGCACCATCGCAGGACCGGATGGCCGCCGTGGCGCAAGGTCTGCTCGGCCAGCACGCGCTCGAGCTCGCGTGCCGGCGCGTTCATCGCGCCGTTACTCTGAGCCACCGGCACGCAGGTCACCCCGTCGTTGACCAGCAGATTGATCAGCATCGACGAGTTCCAGCGGTCGAACGCCAGCTCGCGGATATTGTAGACCTCGGCGAGTTCGAGGATCTTCCTGCGAATAACGAGGTGATCGATGCTGTTGCCCTCGGTCGCGATCAGATGTCCGTTTTCCCGCCAGGAGACGTAATCCACACGGTCGCGACGTTGGCGTTCCTCGATCGTCTCACCCGGGCAAAATGCGAACGGCAAGATGGTGTAGCCGCCATCATCGTCATCGAACACGAGGACGAGCGCGGAGAGATCGGTCGTCGTGCTGAGATCGAGACCGGCCCGGCAGGCGCGCCCGGCGAGAGCGCGGGCGTCGACCCTGGGGCAGGCGCACGTGTCCCATCTATCCATATCGAGCCAGCGCGAGCGCTCTACCCCCAGACATTCAAATAGAGCTGACGGAAGCTGGCGATGAAGCCCGGCGTCTGCTGGGCGCGCAGGCATTCCTGCTGGATAAAGTCCTCGGAGACACTGACGCCGATTCCCGGGTGGGCTTTGCGCCAAACCGCCGGATCGGTCCAGTCGTCGTCCGGCGATGCTCCGAACGTCCGCACCAGCCAGGCCGTATCGTCAATCTGTCCGGATGCGACCTTCGTTGCATAGTCGTGGAGTTCCCAGCCGAGGGAGGTCCGCTCAGAGCCCGCCGACGTCAGATAAACGGTCAAAGGTTGCGCCCGGGCCGCCATGCTGGTGATCAGCGTATCGTGCAACTCGCGTGTACCCTGCAGGCAGACGTCGTCGAAGATAAGACAGGAAATGTTGCGCCCGTGGCTGGCCTCGTTGCGCGACGAGACGACGCGCATGTAGGCGTCCTTATAGACGATGCGACGCTTGGAAACCGAGCAGACTGCCGCAAGATCGGGATCCTGCTCAATCATCGCACGGGCGAGATTGAAGCAGATGTTGGCGTGCTCGGCGTTGGCGGCCGCGATAATGATTTCGGCGCTGGGCTCCGGATCGACCATCAGCATGTAAAGGGCTATGGCGGCGGCAAATGTGCTCTTGCCCGCCTTACGCGGCATCTCGAGCCACGCGTAGTGATTGCGGCGCAAGCCGTCCGGCCGTTTCCAGCCGAACAGTCTGCAAACGACGTCGTGTTGCCACGGCTCAAGCCGCAGCCGTTCACCGGCGCGCGGGCCTTTCACATGCCGGCAGAATTCCTGAATGAACAGAACCGCGCGTTCTGCGTCGGACTGTTCGTACCAATCGACGTTACTTGAACACGCGCCGCCTGGGATCCGGACCTTGCTGCTCACCCGGATTTCCTCCTGTCAAGCCAAGTTGTTTCGCCAGGTGCCGCGCCGACGTCCAGCCCTCTTCCGCATCCTGTGCCGCCGGATGGCGACGGCGAAGAACGAAGCCTCTCCGTGTCTTCGTCTCGTAATACCGCCCCTCGGCGGCGAGGATGCGCTCAGCCCGGATGGCCCGGGCGACCGCGTTGCAGTACCCCACCAGCAGCGATCGATGCGCCATCGATAGCTTGCGCTCCCCACACAGATAGTCCGAGACGCGTTCCCATTCTTCGTGGGCGATCTCGTCCATGAGAATGCTGGGTGGCGCGAGCGTCGTCGGCTTAACCTGCGTTGGTGTTTGCCGGAAGCCGCCTTCAACCGCCACCGCGATCGGCCGTGTCGAACGGGCATTCACGATCTTGATCGTATCCGTGCTCATCGCGCTTCCTCTTTGCTAAAACATGCCAGCACATGCGTTATTTATCTACGTTACCTCCTAATATCAAAAAATAATATATAATATCTGCGGTAAATGATAATAATTAGTCTATATTTATTTTTGCAATTTATTCAAAAAACACTTATCTAGTTTTTTAGATAAAATATCTAATATATTATATTTCTTGATACTTTTAGTATATGCACAATATAAATGATA is a genomic window of Rhodospirillales bacterium containing:
- a CDS encoding P27 family phage terminase small subunit, translated to MSTDTIKIVNARSTRPIAVAVEGGFRQTPTQVKPTTLAPPSILMDEIAHEEWERVSDYLCGERKLSMAHRSLLVGYCNAVARAIRAERILAAEGRYYETKTRRGFVLRRRHPAAQDAEEGWTSARHLAKQLGLTGGNPGEQQGPDPRRRVFK
- a CDS encoding methionine--tRNA ligase, giving the protein MTERPRFYITTPIYYVNDVPHIGHMYTTLACDVFARFKRLDGYDVHFLTGTDEHGQKVQKAAAAAGVSPQDFTDGVSANFQELARSMGFSNDDFIRTTEERHKRACTALWNTLVARDQIYLETYAGWYAVRDEAFYAESELVKDAAGAWVAPSGAPVDWVEEPSYFFRLSAWQDRLLAFYEEQPDFILPSARRNEVISFVRGGLQDLSVSRTTFNWGIPVPGDPAHVMYVWLDALTNYITAVNYPDMSDPKFVRYWPADVHIVGKDILRFHAVYWPALLMAADVPPPRRVFAHGWWTNEGQKISKSLGNVIDPKDLVARYGLDPVRYFMLREVPFGQDGDFSHRAMVGRINGDLANDLGNLAQRVLSMIGRYCASRVPIPAGFSETDRDLLDAASGLLEAMRANLDRQAPHTALVEMWEVVSVANGYVAKQAPWTLRKTDPARMQTVLFVAVETLRRLAILTQPFMPGAAAQLLDQLCVPVEQRSFATIDVDHAMLPGTLLPTPTGVFPRFVDKP
- a CDS encoding DNA polymerase III subunit delta' yields the protein MAASRKPAAFPAPHPRSSPDLIGHDAAWARVSRWIERDQLPQALLICGPRGIGKATLAYRVARVLLGGARGGGLAGTGSADGGAQETQESRWIVSATHPDLLSIERAFDETRGRIRAEIIVDDVRRIATFLSSSPAMGGWRLVIVDSADEMNRNAANALLKTLEEPSDKCLILLIAHRPALVSATIRSRCRRLLLQPLSNDVLQLLAGQFLPEMAREDIAGLCALADGSIGRVLQFARHGGLASERALRGFFTDVSNLPGIPGATANTLLAFAADPPLPVDDEGFGVAMEVLFWWLRRIAEAASRDESGRERGGGDDRVGDTALLRALCARAPLDRWLQVWDKSQQLAQSAAAGNLDRAQVLTLILLTLQRELRILSAG
- a CDS encoding TatD family hydrolase, yielding MLIDSHCHLDHAEFTHEVDAILDRARRAGVTGFLTIATSLRDFPQVRAIAEAHADVFCSVGVHPHDAATEAGVSAAQLIELAAHPKVAGIGECGLDYFYNKSAKDVQIATFRAHIAAARISGLPLIVHSRDADTDMAEILCEEHRQGAFTGVLHCFSSGPELADVAVGLGFCISFSGILTFKKTDALRAIAARLPLDCLLVETDAPYLAPVPMRGRRNEPAFVIETLAVLAANRGMDEAELAAVTTANFSRLFTRAAF